A single region of the Theileria annulata chromosome 4, complete sequence, *** SEQUENCING IN PROGRESS *** genome encodes:
- a CDS encoding uncharacterized protein (Tap349h10.p1c.C.cand.94 - score = 35.59): MASHESATLKIMRLIEPNLDTNCAELLDISDCIQAIDPSYKSPEKPNSHFPILRIPSYSNEVLLGETLHMTFILGNNSNAKLCSLFLKVEMVMEDEEVSSTCTIFENLELEPKCKPLESHYSYLFEKVSNYRMTCSVEYSTPKGPHVLKKMFIWNCIDPVELSHSLITLPDGLSHVETRVNNKSKTILVIKEIKLEDRGSKVFYSPLVELNKDNICLLRPDETAAIIFPNVQIYRSKSDTTDKGLYLNLDWHSYTNTSGTNVYEVNLPQESDLFYKIVNFPKSVKVNEPFNTNIYLKNLTKDPMTISVSFNSTNSFCLQNEKTQTINLDDTETVYLPLVPLATGLHHLTGIEIHRNQKVYNVDDLQILVTE, from the exons atggCTTCTCATGAATCGGCTACGCTTAAGATAATGAGGCTCATAGAGCCTAATTTGGACACCAATTGTGCTGAGCTTTTGGATATTTCTGATTGCATCCAGGCTATAGACCCT aGTTATAAATCACCAGAAAAACCGAATAGTCATTTCCCAATTCTCAGGATTCCTTCCTACTCTAACGAGGTTCTGCTCGGAGAGACTTTACACATGACCTTCATTCTGGGAAACAACAGCAATGCAAAGTTATGCTCTCTTTTTTTAAAG GTTGAGATGGTCATGGAGGACGAAGAAGTTTCTTCAACATGTACTATATTTGAGAATTTAGAACTTGAGCCCAAATGTAAACCATTAGAATCGCATTATTCATATCTTTTTGAAAAAGTTTCCAACTATAG AATGACTTGTTCGGTTGAGTACTCTACGCCCAAAGGGCCTCATGTACTCAAGAAGATGTTCATTTGGAACTGTATAGACCCAGTTGAGCTTTCCCACTCTTTAATTACACTGCCT gACGGCTTGAGTCACGTGGAAACTAGGGTTAATAACAAGTCGAAGACGATTTTGGTTATAAAGGAAATAAAGCTTGAGGACAGAGGATCAAAAGTATTCTATTCTCCACTCGTGGAGTTAAATAAGGATAATATTTGCCTACTAAGGCCTGATGAAACAGCCGCTATTATTTTCCCGAATGTTCAGATATACCGTTCAAAATCTGATACTACAGACAAAGGCCTTTACTTGAACTTGGACTGGCACTCTTATACTAACACTTCTGGAACCAACGTGTACGAGGTTAATCTTCCACAAGAGTCTGATTTGTTctataaaattgtaaacTTCCCCAAAAGCGTTAAG GTCAATGAACCGTTCAACACAAATATATACTTGAAAAATCTTACTAAGGATCCCATGACCATATCCGTGAGTTTTAATAGCACAAACAGTTTCTGTCTCCAGAACGAAAAG ACCCAGACCATAAACCTGGATGATACGGAAACTGTTTACCTGCCTCTAGTTCCACTAGCCACTGGACTTCACCATCTTACAGGGATTGAAATACACCGTAACCAAAAGGTGTACAATGTAGACGATTTGCAGATTCTAGTAACcgaataa
- a CDS encoding uncharacterized protein (Tap349h10.p1c.cand.136 - score = 46.59;~SMART 4 WD40 domains (SM00320) at aa 49-94, E()=3.84e+00; 149-194, E()=1.37e-06; 227-268, E()=3.30e+01; 271-308, E()=2.76e+00), whose amino-acid sequence MIASEVFDYDENNLNRNHETAHKNSYESDLDKEHESESEEDPELSYYQSLLKGNEFYLDENVGLDPIKATCITSNQSGTFLVTGSVDGTVRCINFDKWAKGGFGDFWKNKLEQSVNGLCFNTEESVLAVASGNMLHFYTDGGDLIVSTTKGDMYLLDAKKTKGHTAAVTCVANDPKNSNLFASGSLDGTVRVFDIQSNRQSISLSVNNLNIYTLSNKYLSRNKTPNNAHLGQKAKMNRVGISSLCYSSNNFKDVLVAGNDLGFLVVWDQKTAFQSMYIESHDSSVHSVLSYDDGKVVSQSNGCIKFWDLKNTQKPLKELNLPQPNDINETQTIVLSPDNLHLIMSSSNTQNNKMTELHVFDIEKMEIVNKLTVDSLLGPMVWAYETNQLFSVCSDGKIYTRSTESNVGANHYDRALRALEKKNKYSKVNTFSAKPESYPIDYLPDDLVEVEDGVLKKRRVEHHDKYGIPKQEGYDYFKHGKTPITYEDDDIVTKLRSQVEKDPNKELTTKEGIRQIPYKADRFMSIYKKTQPNLILDFNKPATKQENMLLGVSKCPRCGIKICQCGYMDKR is encoded by the coding sequence ATGATAGCATCAGAAGTTTTCGATTATGAcgagaataatttaaatcgCAACCATGAAACTGCCCATAAAAACTCTTATGAGTCAGATTTGGATAAAGAACATGAATCTGAGTCTGAGGAAGACCCCGAGTTAAGCTACTACCAGTCCCTGTTGAAAGGAAATGAGTTTTACTTGGATGAGAATGTTGGACTCGATCCTATAAAGGCAACCTGTATTACTTCTAACCAGTCAGGAACTTTTTTGGTAACAGGATCAGTTGATGGTACAGTGAGATGTATTAACTTCGATAAGTGGGCAAAGGGAGGTTTTGGAGACTTTTGGAAAAATAAACTTGAACAGTCAGTGAATGGACTTTGCTTTAATACTGAGGAGTCAGTTTTGGCGGTGGCCTCTGGTAACATGTTGCACTTTTATACCGACGGAGGAGATTTGATAGTTTCAACCACGAAGGGTGATATGTATCTTCTGGACGCAAAGAAAACCAAAGGTCACACCGCAGCTGTTACATGTGTAGCAAATGACCCTAAGAATTCTAATTTGTTCGCCTCAGGATCACTCGACGGAACAGTAAGGGTGTTTGACATTCAGTCAAACAGGCAGAGTATATCACTCTCcgttaataatttaaatatatatacctTGTCGAATAAGTATTTAAGTAGGAATAAGACACCAAATAACGCTCATTTGGGTCAGAAGGCGAAGATGAATAGGGTTGGGATAAGCTCCTTGTGTTACTCGTCAAACAATTTCAAAGATGTTCTTGTAGCAGGTAACGACCTTGGCTTTCTAGTGGTTTGGGATCAGAAAACTGCTTTCCAGAGCATGTACATTGAGTCCCATGATTCATCAGTTCACTCAGTTCTATCATACGATGATGGGAAGGTTGTATCGCAGTCAAACGGCTGTATTAAGTTTTGGGACTTAAAAAACACACAAAAACCGCTAAAGGAACTCAATTTACCCCAGCCAAATGACATAAACGAAACTCAAACGATTGTACTTTCTCCTGATAATTTACACCTGATAATGTCATCTTCAAACACCCAGAATAACAAGATGACAGAATTACACGTGTTTGACATTGAAAAGATGGAAATAGTAAATAAACTTACTGTAGATTCGTTGTTAGGGCCTATGGTTTGGGCATACGAGACTAATCAGTTGTTTAGTGTGTGTTCTGATGGAAAGATATACACAAGATCAACGGAATCTAATGTGGGAGCTAACCACTATGATAGGGCATTAAGAGCACTGGAGAAGAAGAATAAGTACTCTAAGGTTAACACATTTTCAGCTAAACCAGAGTCTTATCCCATAGATTATCTTCCAGATGACCTTGTTGAAGTTGAGGACGGAGTTCTAAAGAAGCGTCGAGTGGAACACCATGACAAGTACGGAATACCTAAGCAGGAAGGGTACGATTACTTTAAGCATGGGAAAACACCGATTACCTACGAGGACGATGATATCGTAACAAAGCTTAGGTCCCAGGTTGAAAAGGACCCTAATAAGGAACTGACAACAAAGGAAGGCATAAGGCAGATACCTTACAAGGCTGACAGGTTCATGTCAATATACAAAAAGACTCAACCTAACCTGATTCTCGACTTCAACAAGCCGGCCACGAAACAAGAAAACATGCTTCTTGGAGTCAGTAAATGCCCTAGGTGTGGCATTAAAATATGCCAATGTGGATATATGGATAAAAGGTAA